TGTGGCCACAGGGACGCCCTGATGTGTACGCTCGAAAGCCATCGGGATCGATCTTCGCGCAGTGGCTTATGCTAACCGGGCTCGCTAGATTTGTGACGGAACACTGGTCGCTGAATCCGATAGTCGCGTTCGGATACACGGAGGCAGAACTGGTCGGACTGGCGTTCGCGGTGTGTGGGTTGCTGCTTTTGATCTTCTGCCATCTGCGGACAACGCAATCTGTGCCAGAGAAGGCTATTGGTTAAATTGAGCGACTATCAAGACACACCATCTGAATCAATCTTTTCAGCAAGCCGGACGACCCGCTGTATCTGAGTAGAGGACCAACGACCGCCGCGTGGCGCACAGATTCCCCGGCGATCGAGTTCCACAGCAATCGCTGGCATCGAATCGTAGCCGCCAGCCTATACTTCACGCACTCGTTCTATGAGATCACTTGCGCGTGCTGAAGCTGCTTCTTTCGAGACCGGCGATCAGGTTCGGGTTCAACTTTGAACCTGCAAGAATTGTCATCTGCTCGTAACGATCGTGTCATTTTCTGATCTGGTGAATGGATGCCCGCACGTTAAGAGCGATACTTTCAGCCAGTTTACCGGTATTTCACCGGACCGAAAGCCTGGGGTGTGGTGTGGGAATTGTGACGAGCTGTTGTTAATTCCTGTCAGACATGCGGCGGAATTGGTCTATAGTTCGACTATCACCGCTTACCCTAACGTCGCTTCGCGACGACTCCACAAAGCACGCGAAAAGTCGTGTATCCACCGGAGGACCAAATGAAACATAAGTTACAGATACTCGCAGTATTTTTTGCCGCAACCACCGTTGCGGCCTTTGGCCAGTCCACAGCAGCTCTCTCAGGAACCGTAACCGATCCGACAGGAGCCGCAGTTCCCAATGCGCACGTCGTTGTTCATTCTCTCGGCACCGGAGCGGACCGCAACGTTGATACGGACGCGTCGGGTCTCTACGCGGTGCCTTCGCTCGAGCCGGGTGACTACTCGGTGCGGGCTTCGGCAACTGGATTCGCCAATGACACGGTGCCCAAGGTGACGCTGAATGTCGCCAGCTCGGTCACGCTGAATTTGAAACTTGCGATCGCGTCAACGGGCGAGACCGTGCAGGTAGAAGGCGAGGCGCAGAACCAGATTGAGACGCAGACGATCACGGTCGGCGAGGTGATCGACAATCGTCAGGTTCAGGACCTTCCGCTAAATGGGCGGCACTTTCTCGATCTGACGGTGCTGACGCCGGGCGGAGTGGTGGCGCCGACGAACGGCAGCCTGACGGCAACGAGCCGCGGACTGGGAGCGAACTCGTTTATTACGGGGGGCAATCGCGAAGACTCGGTGAACTTCCAGATCAACGGCATCAATCTAAACGACATCAGCCAGAACCAGATTACGTTTCAACCGTCGATCGCAACGACAAGCGAGTTCAGGATCATCAACCAGACGTTCAGCGCGGAGTACGGGCGCAGCGATGGATCGATCGTGACGGTGGCAACGAAGTCGGGAACCAACCAGTTCCACGGCGAGGCGTTCGACTACTTCCGCAATGAGGCGCTGGACGCGCGTAATTATTTCAACCGGAACTATAACCCGGCGACCCTGGTTCCATTGCCCTTCGGCACGGGAGCGAAGGCACCGCTGAAGCGCAATAACTTCGGCGGCGATCTAGGCGGCCCGATCTTCCGCAATCACACATTCTTCTACTTCAGCTATGAGGGATTGCGGCAGCACCAGGGCATTCTGCAAAACAGCAATGTCTTTACGTCAGCACAGCGCGCCGCCTTTATTCCGGGCACTGTTGGAGCCAAAATTGCGGCGCTGATTCCGCAGCCGAACAGCGGCTCGACGTACGTCTCCTTCACACCGGGACCGGTGCAGATCGACCAGTACACGGGTGATGTGCTGCAGAAGATCGGCGACTACGACACGTTGCACGGGTTCTACGCGTTCCAGAAGGACGTACGCACCGAGCCCGCGCTGCAGGGCGATACGCTACCGGGATGGGGTGACCACCGCGCCGCGCACCGGCAGATCGGCACGCTGCAGTACGTGCACATCTTCTCTCCAAAGATCACGAACGAGGCGCGTCTCGGCTTCAATCGGATCTCGATCTCATTCAATCCGGCGAACACAATTGATCCGACGAGCGTGGGCCTGGGCGATGGATTGAGCGGCCCGGTCGGGCTTCCGCAGATCACGATCACGGACGATAGCTTCACGTTCGGTGGACCGTCGGGCTTCCCGCAGGGCCGCGACACGACGACGGGTGTGCTCGCAGACACAGTCACGATGCTCAAGGGCAATCACCAGATCAACTGGGGCGGCGAGTTCCGTCGCTATCTGCTGTACAGCTTCACGGGCAACATCGGCAGCATGAGCCTGACGTCCGCGAATCTGGCGGGAGTTGGCTATAACGGCGTGGCCGTGACGCCGGTCTTCGCCATTCAGCCGAACATCATCGACTACCGCGTCTACGCGGATGCCGCGGGGGCGTTTGTTCAGGACCATTACAACGTGACGCCGCAGCTGATGTTCGAGTACGGACTGCGGTTTGAGTGGAACGGCACACCGGTTGAAGGCGAAAATCGTATTTCGATCTTCCAGCCGGCTACTTCAACACTGGTCCAGGCGGGCACGAACGGCATTCCCGCTGACGGCGCCTACAAGCAGAACTACAACCTGGAGCCACGGCTGGGTTTCTCGTATGACGTCTTCCATAACCAGAAAACTGTTGTGCGTGGAGCGTACGGTTTGCTGGTGGATCAGCCGGTGGCCGGCACGGTAACTGTTCTGACCGCTAATCCGCCATTCACCACTGCGGTTTCCTACAACAACAGCGCGAACCCACAGCCTCTGAGCAACATCTACGCGGCGGCGGCGGGCGCGTCAGGGTTCGCGCTTGGGTATGTCAATCCGCACTTCCGCAATGCGTACGTAGAAGACTTCAATTTGAACATCCAGCAAGCGTTGCCCTGGGCGATGGTCGGCACGATCGGGTACTACGGATCGACGGGTCACCATCTGCTGATCAACACGAACTTCAACCAGGCCTCCGGACCGCCGAGCAGCCCCAGCCCGCGTCCGTACACTACGCTCGCTTCAACGAGTCCGATCGCTAGAGGCGCCTCAATCGCCTCCAACATAAACGAGCGAAACAGCATCGGCTACTCGAACTACAACTCAATGTGGGTGACATTGAACAAGAGCTTCGCCCATGGCTTCCAGTTCAATACGAACTACGAGTGGGCGAAGTCGATGGACATCAACTCACTCGGCTCACAAGGGACACTTACAGCTAACGGAGGGCTCGAAGACGCCAATAATCCGGCCTTGAATTATGGTCTGTCGGACTTTGACGTGCGGAATCACTTCGCTGGCACGGCGATCTACGCGCTGCCGTTCAAACGCAACCGGTTCGTGGAGGGCTTCCGGTTGGAAGGAATCTTCCAGTACCAGACCGGGAACCCGGTGAATATTCTGGCTTCGACCGACGGCTATAACGGGATCGCCGGCAACATTCGGCCGAATCTGCTGGGTAAGTTCGGGCGCAGCAGGGTGCAGGTTCCGGGGCAGTCGTACATTCAGTACTTCAACGTCCCCGGGGGACAAACCTATGGCGGATCGATTTGCGATCTGACGAACTACACCCCAGCTTGCCTTCTACAGGTTGTGGGAACACAGCCATCCGCGACAGGACCGCTGGCGGCCACCCAAACCACCTATCCGGGATTGGGCAATATCCAGCGCAACTACGGTACCGGACCGGGTTTTGCGGACTGGGACATGTCGGGCGAGAAGGAGACGCGGATCACGGAACGGGTAGCGTTCACCCTGCGCGCTGACGCGTTCGACATCCTGAACCACCCGAACTTCGGTCAGCCGACCGGCAATGTGCAGTCGGCTGCGTTCGGGCAGATTACGGCAACCCGCTTCGCGACAAGTGACGGCGGGTCGTCGCGTCAGTTACAGATCAGCGGAAAATTCACCTTCTGAAGATCGAAAGAACCCTTGGCGCCAGCGGGCTTGCAAATGACGCTGGCGCCATTTTTGTCGCAGGTGCGCGTGCCCGAGCGATCGGCTGGGGAGATTTAGTTTTCGTGTTATCAACAAGAATTGTTGCAAGAGCTTCGGTGTCATGGGATGGTCTCTTGAATCCACGAGCGGTGGAAATGTGCATCGCATCCCGCAGCTAACTACATCGATTTCCAGTAGTTTTGGACATGCGTATTCATTGGATGAATAAGGAACTAAGCTGGCGCGACGCGTACTACCGAGATGAAGTTATTGAGCCTCATGGAGATCCACCTGAGTAGTGGCTTGTGCACGGATCAGCGGGACTTCGAAGTTTGCGGGAGATCAATGATTTACAGCTCAGCGTGAGGGATCTAAAAAGATTCCCGAGATAGACTGTAAGTCGGATTACGAAATTGAGAACAGCACGTCCAAAAGAAAACCGGATACAACCATAGCGAACCGGATAACAACTAAGGTCCCCCGTTCCACAGCAGATTGGGCCTTATACTCGAAACCGTTGCCCACCGGGCCTATCCTGTCTGTGCTGCGTGCCCCCGTCACTCAGCATTCGATGAACAGGTTTGCTGTACTCCTGCCAGATGGCATTGGCTGAGTTTGTTGATCAGCACCCCATCTCCATGAGAGGTCGTTCATGAAATGCGAATTGCATCCGTAGCCACGGCGTATCCTCCTTATCGGTATCCTCAGTCGGTCATCACAGAGGCGCTGAAGACTTTCCGCAAAAACAAGTCCACTGAATCGAATGAAACACGTTTGATGGACCGCCTGCATTCGAACTGCGGGGTGGAGTTCCGTCACCTGATGTTCCCGATAGACAGCCTTGGTCGCTTCTCTGGATTCGGCGCGTCGAATGACGCGTGGATCGAAGGAGCACTCAAGCTGGGTCAGCAGGCGGTTACGACCGCTCTGGACCGCGCGGGTTTGAAGCCGTCAGATATCTCCGCGATCTTCTTCTGTTCTACGACTGGGCTGGCGACACCGAGTATCGATGCGCGGCTCACGAACCTGATGAACTTTCCCACGAACATCAAGCGCACGCCCATCTTTGGGCTGGGCTGTGTCGCGGGAGCTGCAGGGATTTCGCGCGCAGCGGACTATGTGCGCGCATATCCGAAACAGTATGCGCTTCTCCTGGCCGTTGAGCTCTGCTCACTCACATGGCAGGAGACGGATGAATCGATCGGCAACCTGGTGGCGTCAGGCCTGTTCGGGGACGGCGCGGCCGCTGTGGTTCTAGCCGGAGACGCAACGCCTCATGCATCGAAGCCGCGTTCAGAGACGGACAGTCCCTGCCCGCGTGTGCTCG
This genomic interval from Acidobacteriaceae bacterium contains the following:
- a CDS encoding carboxypeptidase regulatory-like domain-containing protein, whose amino-acid sequence is MKHKLQILAVFFAATTVAAFGQSTAALSGTVTDPTGAAVPNAHVVVHSLGTGADRNVDTDASGLYAVPSLEPGDYSVRASATGFANDTVPKVTLNVASSVTLNLKLAIASTGETVQVEGEAQNQIETQTITVGEVIDNRQVQDLPLNGRHFLDLTVLTPGGVVAPTNGSLTATSRGLGANSFITGGNREDSVNFQINGINLNDISQNQITFQPSIATTSEFRIINQTFSAEYGRSDGSIVTVATKSGTNQFHGEAFDYFRNEALDARNYFNRNYNPATLVPLPFGTGAKAPLKRNNFGGDLGGPIFRNHTFFYFSYEGLRQHQGILQNSNVFTSAQRAAFIPGTVGAKIAALIPQPNSGSTYVSFTPGPVQIDQYTGDVLQKIGDYDTLHGFYAFQKDVRTEPALQGDTLPGWGDHRAAHRQIGTLQYVHIFSPKITNEARLGFNRISISFNPANTIDPTSVGLGDGLSGPVGLPQITITDDSFTFGGPSGFPQGRDTTTGVLADTVTMLKGNHQINWGGEFRRYLLYSFTGNIGSMSLTSANLAGVGYNGVAVTPVFAIQPNIIDYRVYADAAGAFVQDHYNVTPQLMFEYGLRFEWNGTPVEGENRISIFQPATSTLVQAGTNGIPADGAYKQNYNLEPRLGFSYDVFHNQKTVVRGAYGLLVDQPVAGTVTVLTANPPFTTAVSYNNSANPQPLSNIYAAAAGASGFALGYVNPHFRNAYVEDFNLNIQQALPWAMVGTIGYYGSTGHHLLINTNFNQASGPPSSPSPRPYTTLASTSPIARGASIASNINERNSIGYSNYNSMWVTLNKSFAHGFQFNTNYEWAKSMDINSLGSQGTLTANGGLEDANNPALNYGLSDFDVRNHFAGTAIYALPFKRNRFVEGFRLEGIFQYQTGNPVNILASTDGYNGIAGNIRPNLLGKFGRSRVQVPGQSYIQYFNVPGGQTYGGSICDLTNYTPACLLQVVGTQPSATGPLAATQTTYPGLGNIQRNYGTGPGFADWDMSGEKETRITERVAFTLRADAFDILNHPNFGQPTGNVQSAAFGQITATRFATSDGGSSRQLQISGKFTF
- a CDS encoding 3-oxoacyl-[acyl-carrier-protein] synthase III C-terminal domain-containing protein, which codes for MRIASVATAYPPYRYPQSVITEALKTFRKNKSTESNETRLMDRLHSNCGVEFRHLMFPIDSLGRFSGFGASNDAWIEGALKLGQQAVTTALDRAGLKPSDISAIFFCSTTGLATPSIDARLTNLMNFPTNIKRTPIFGLGCVAGAAGISRAADYVRAYPKQYALLLAVELCSLTWQETDESIGNLVASGLFGDGAAAVVLAGDATPHASKPRSETDSPCPRVLDTRSTLYPGTEHLVGWKFRDNGFNVVLSSEIPDLVNKYLRSNVDEFLADNDLTVKEICSFIFHSGGPKVLEAMEKSLDLAPGALESSWTSLREVGNLSSASVLSIMEDYLLHKPGKPGEHSVLAAMGPAFCSELVLLQW